Proteins from one Panicum virgatum strain AP13 chromosome 7K, P.virgatum_v5, whole genome shotgun sequence genomic window:
- the LOC120639592 gene encoding G-type lectin S-receptor-like serine/threonine-protein kinase At4g27290 isoform X1, with protein sequence MVFAMLLLLFLGASGAGISSDTLNKGGNITDGETLLSAGGSFTLGFFSPSTTVPTKRYLGIWFTASGTGAVLWVANRDTPLNSSSGVLVMSSRVGLRLLDGSGQTAWSSNTTGASASWAAQLLESGNLVVREQSSNASLWQSFDHPSNTLLPGMRFGRNLKTGLEWSLTSWRSKDDPATGDYRRVMDTRGLPDIFTWQGSAKNYRAGPWNGRWFSGITEIASYSGMFSVQVFVSPDEIFYVVTAMPGAPFSRLVLNDDGSVQRLAWDPATQIWNVWLRSPRDFCDNYAECGTFGLCNSATASTQFCRCIDGFSPASPSQWSMRETSGGCRRHTPLDCSKGTTTDGFMVLGGVKLPDTDNALVDMSATLAQCRARCLANCSCVAYAPADIRGGGGGSGCVMWMDDIVDVRYVDRGQDLYVRLAKSEFAARKKRGVVKILAPVVASVLALMVTAMYLVWICKLRDYTNTTLLQGPSRNNGSGKKVMIGLESTSNELGDEEDLELPFLSFRDVVSATNNFSDGNMLGRGGFGKVYKGMLPNNREVAIKRLGKGSRQGAEEFRNEVVLIAKLQHRNLVRLLGYCIQGDERLLIYEYLPNKSLDCFIFDPASKRALDWPTRFKIIKGISRGLLYLQQDSRLTIIHRDIKTSNILLDADMSPNISDFGMARIFGGNQQEANTNRVVGTYGYMSPEYAMDGTFSIKSDTYSFGVILLEIISGLKITSTQFTSFPSLLAYAWSLWKDGKAIDLVDSSFVGTCSPVEALRCIHIGLLCVQDNPNSRPLMSSVVFMLENETTTLRSVPKQPMYFSKWYLEAQGTGENTNSSMNDVSISVLEGRASTRVSLALLLVLPG encoded by the exons ATGGTATTTGCCATGCTACTACTCCTTTTCCTCGGAGCCTCCGGTGCCGGCATTTCGTCGGACACGCTAAACAAAGGAGGCAACATCACCGATGGCGAGACGCTGCTCTCCGCCGGTGGTTCATTTACCCTGGGTTTCTTCTCCCCGTCGACCACGGTGCCAACCAAGAGATACCTCGGGATCTGGTTCACGGCGTCTGGCACGGGCGCTGTGTTGTGGGTGGCCAACCGTGACACCCCGCTAAACAGCAGCTCCGGCGTCCTGGTGATGAGTAGCCGGGTgggcctccgcctcctcgacgGCTCTGGCCAGACCGCCTGGTCCTCAAACACGACGGGCGCCTCTGCCTCTTGGGCGGCGCAGCTGCTTGAGTCCGGCAACCTTGTCGTGCGCGAGCAGAGCAGCAACGCCAGCCTGTGGCAGTCATTCGACCACCCGTCCAACACCTTGCTCCCTGGTATGAGGTTCGGCAGGAACCTAAAGACCGGCCTGGAGTGGTCCCTCACGTCGTGGCGGTCCAAGGACGACCCGGCGACGGGGGACTACCGTCGGGTCATGGACACAAGGGGCCTGCCGGACATCTTCACATGGCAAGGCAGCGCCAAGAATTACCGCGCCGGCCCGTGGAACGGTCGCTGGTTCAGCGGCATCACCGAGATAGCGTCCTACTCCGGGATGTTCTCCGTGCAGGTTTTTGTCAGCCCCGACGAGATCTTCTACGTCGTCACCGCCATGCCCGGTGCGCCCTTCTCCCGCCTCGTACTGAACGACGACGGATCGGTGCAGCGTCTGGCGTGGGATCCGGCCACCCAGATCTGGAACGTCTGGTTGAGATCGCCAAGGGACTTCTGCGACAACTACGCCGAGTGCGGCACGTTCGGCCTGTGCAACTCGGCCACCGCGTCCACGCAGTTCTGCCGCTGCATAGACGGGTTCAGCCCGGCATCGCCGTCACAGTGGTCCATGAGGGAGACCTCCGGTGGTTGCCGTCGGCACACGCCACTGGATTGCAGTAAAGGGACGACAACGGATGGGTTCATGGTGTTGGGAGGAGTGAAACTCCCTGACACGGACAACGCGCTGGTGGACATGAGCGCCACGCTGGCGCAGTGCAGGGCGCGGTGCCTCGCCAACTGCTCCTGCGTGGCGTACGCCCCCGCTGACAtccgaggtggcggcggtggcagtgGTTGCGTCATGTGGATGGATGACATCGTGGACGTTCGTTATGTAGATAGAGGGCAGGATCTCTACGTGAGGTTGGCAAAGTCTGAATTTG CTGCAAGGAAAAAGAGGGGTGTGGTGAAAATCTTGGCTCCAGTTGTGGCGTCTGTGCTTGCACTCATGGTCACTGCCATGTACCTTGTTTGGATATGCAAGCTTAGAG ACTACACTAATACGACTTTGCTGCAAGGCCCAAGTCGAAACAATGGTAGCGGGAAGAAAGTAATGATAGGTTTAGAGAGCACGTCAAATGAACTTGGAGACGAAGAAGATCTCGAGCTTCCATTTCTTAGCTTTAGAGATGTTGTCTCTGCAACAAACAACTTTTCTGATGGTAACATGCTTGGAAGAGGAGGCTTCGGCAAGGTTTATAAG GGTATGCTGCCCAATAACAGAGAAGTTGCAATCAAAAGACTTGGTAAGGGTTCTAGACAAGGGGCAGAGGAATTCAGAAATGAAGTTGTTCTAATTGCCAAACTGCAACACAGAAACCTTGTCAGACTTCTTGGTTACTGCATTCAAGGAGACGAGAGGCTGCTGATTTACGAGTATTTACCAAACAAAAGCTTGGATTGCTTCATTTTTG ATCCTGCAAGTAAAAGAGCCCTCGATTGGCCAACAAGATTCAAGATAATTAAAGGAATATCTAGAGGACTTCTTTATCTCCAACAGGATTCAAGGTTGACTATAATTCACAGAGATATCAAAACAAGCAACATCCTGTTGGACGCAGATATGAGCCCAAATATATCAGATTTTGGTATGGCAAGAATCTTTGGTGGAAACCAACAAGAAGCAAATACTAATCGAGTTGTTGGGACATA TGGTTACATGTCTCCTGAATATGCAATGGACGGCACCTTTTCAATCAAGTCAGATACATATAGCTTCGGTGTCATACTCTTGGAGATTATAAGTGGTTTAAAGATCACTTCGACTCAGTTCACCAGCTTCCCTAGCTTATTAGCTTAT GCATGGAGCTTATGGAAAGATGGTAAGGCAATTGATCTCGTGGACTCATCATTTGTTGGGACCTGTTCACCAGTTGAAGCTTTGCGATGTATCCACATAGGACTGTTGTGTGTGCAAGACAATCCAAATAGTAGGCCACTTATGTCATCGGTTGTGTTCATGTTGGAGAACGAAACCACCACATTACGTTCAGTTCCAAAGCAGCCCATGTACTTCTCCAAGTGGTATTTAGAAGCCCAAGGAACAGGAGAAAATACAAATAGCTCCATGAATGACGTTAGTATCTCAGTGTTGGAGGGGCG AGCATCAACTCGTGTATCCTTGGCCTTGCTGCTTGTGCTGCCAGGATGA
- the LOC120639592 gene encoding G-type lectin S-receptor-like serine/threonine-protein kinase At4g27290 isoform X3 — MVFAMLLLLFLGASGAGISSDTLNKGGNITDGETLLSAGGSFTLGFFSPSTTVPTKRYLGIWFTASGTGAVLWVANRDTPLNSSSGVLVMSSRVGLRLLDGSGQTAWSSNTTGASASWAAQLLESGNLVVREQSSNASLWQSFDHPSNTLLPGMRFGRNLKTGLEWSLTSWRSKDDPATGDYRRVMDTRGLPDIFTWQGSAKNYRAGPWNGRWFSGITEIASYSGMFSVQVFVSPDEIFYVVTAMPGAPFSRLVLNDDGSVQRLAWDPATQIWNVWLRSPRDFCDNYAECGTFGLCNSATASTQFCRCIDGFSPASPSQWSMRETSGGCRRHTPLDCSKGTTTDGFMVLGGVKLPDTDNALVDMSATLAQCRARCLANCSCVAYAPADIRGGGGGSGCVMWMDDIVDVRYVDRGQDLYVRLAKSEFAARKKRGVVKILAPVVASVLALMVTAMYLVWICKLRGPSRNNGSGKKVMIGLESTSNELGDEEDLELPFLSFRDVVSATNNFSDGNMLGRGGFGKVYKGMLPNNREVAIKRLGKGSRQGAEEFRNEVVLIAKLQHRNLVRLLGYCIQGDERLLIYEYLPNKSLDCFIFDPASKRALDWPTRFKIIKGISRGLLYLQQDSRLTIIHRDIKTSNILLDADMSPNISDFGMARIFGGNQQEANTNRVVGTYGYMSPEYAMDGTFSIKSDTYSFGVILLEIISGLKITSTQFTSFPSLLAYAWSLWKDGKAIDLVDSSFVGTCSPVEALRCIHIGLLCVQDNPNSRPLMSSVVFMLENETTTLRSVPKQPMYFSKWYLEAQGTGENTNSSMNDVSISVLEGR, encoded by the exons ATGGTATTTGCCATGCTACTACTCCTTTTCCTCGGAGCCTCCGGTGCCGGCATTTCGTCGGACACGCTAAACAAAGGAGGCAACATCACCGATGGCGAGACGCTGCTCTCCGCCGGTGGTTCATTTACCCTGGGTTTCTTCTCCCCGTCGACCACGGTGCCAACCAAGAGATACCTCGGGATCTGGTTCACGGCGTCTGGCACGGGCGCTGTGTTGTGGGTGGCCAACCGTGACACCCCGCTAAACAGCAGCTCCGGCGTCCTGGTGATGAGTAGCCGGGTgggcctccgcctcctcgacgGCTCTGGCCAGACCGCCTGGTCCTCAAACACGACGGGCGCCTCTGCCTCTTGGGCGGCGCAGCTGCTTGAGTCCGGCAACCTTGTCGTGCGCGAGCAGAGCAGCAACGCCAGCCTGTGGCAGTCATTCGACCACCCGTCCAACACCTTGCTCCCTGGTATGAGGTTCGGCAGGAACCTAAAGACCGGCCTGGAGTGGTCCCTCACGTCGTGGCGGTCCAAGGACGACCCGGCGACGGGGGACTACCGTCGGGTCATGGACACAAGGGGCCTGCCGGACATCTTCACATGGCAAGGCAGCGCCAAGAATTACCGCGCCGGCCCGTGGAACGGTCGCTGGTTCAGCGGCATCACCGAGATAGCGTCCTACTCCGGGATGTTCTCCGTGCAGGTTTTTGTCAGCCCCGACGAGATCTTCTACGTCGTCACCGCCATGCCCGGTGCGCCCTTCTCCCGCCTCGTACTGAACGACGACGGATCGGTGCAGCGTCTGGCGTGGGATCCGGCCACCCAGATCTGGAACGTCTGGTTGAGATCGCCAAGGGACTTCTGCGACAACTACGCCGAGTGCGGCACGTTCGGCCTGTGCAACTCGGCCACCGCGTCCACGCAGTTCTGCCGCTGCATAGACGGGTTCAGCCCGGCATCGCCGTCACAGTGGTCCATGAGGGAGACCTCCGGTGGTTGCCGTCGGCACACGCCACTGGATTGCAGTAAAGGGACGACAACGGATGGGTTCATGGTGTTGGGAGGAGTGAAACTCCCTGACACGGACAACGCGCTGGTGGACATGAGCGCCACGCTGGCGCAGTGCAGGGCGCGGTGCCTCGCCAACTGCTCCTGCGTGGCGTACGCCCCCGCTGACAtccgaggtggcggcggtggcagtgGTTGCGTCATGTGGATGGATGACATCGTGGACGTTCGTTATGTAGATAGAGGGCAGGATCTCTACGTGAGGTTGGCAAAGTCTGAATTTG CTGCAAGGAAAAAGAGGGGTGTGGTGAAAATCTTGGCTCCAGTTGTGGCGTCTGTGCTTGCACTCATGGTCACTGCCATGTACCTTGTTTGGATATGCAAGCTTAGAG GCCCAAGTCGAAACAATGGTAGCGGGAAGAAAGTAATGATAGGTTTAGAGAGCACGTCAAATGAACTTGGAGACGAAGAAGATCTCGAGCTTCCATTTCTTAGCTTTAGAGATGTTGTCTCTGCAACAAACAACTTTTCTGATGGTAACATGCTTGGAAGAGGAGGCTTCGGCAAGGTTTATAAG GGTATGCTGCCCAATAACAGAGAAGTTGCAATCAAAAGACTTGGTAAGGGTTCTAGACAAGGGGCAGAGGAATTCAGAAATGAAGTTGTTCTAATTGCCAAACTGCAACACAGAAACCTTGTCAGACTTCTTGGTTACTGCATTCAAGGAGACGAGAGGCTGCTGATTTACGAGTATTTACCAAACAAAAGCTTGGATTGCTTCATTTTTG ATCCTGCAAGTAAAAGAGCCCTCGATTGGCCAACAAGATTCAAGATAATTAAAGGAATATCTAGAGGACTTCTTTATCTCCAACAGGATTCAAGGTTGACTATAATTCACAGAGATATCAAAACAAGCAACATCCTGTTGGACGCAGATATGAGCCCAAATATATCAGATTTTGGTATGGCAAGAATCTTTGGTGGAAACCAACAAGAAGCAAATACTAATCGAGTTGTTGGGACATA TGGTTACATGTCTCCTGAATATGCAATGGACGGCACCTTTTCAATCAAGTCAGATACATATAGCTTCGGTGTCATACTCTTGGAGATTATAAGTGGTTTAAAGATCACTTCGACTCAGTTCACCAGCTTCCCTAGCTTATTAGCTTAT GCATGGAGCTTATGGAAAGATGGTAAGGCAATTGATCTCGTGGACTCATCATTTGTTGGGACCTGTTCACCAGTTGAAGCTTTGCGATGTATCCACATAGGACTGTTGTGTGTGCAAGACAATCCAAATAGTAGGCCACTTATGTCATCGGTTGTGTTCATGTTGGAGAACGAAACCACCACATTACGTTCAGTTCCAAAGCAGCCCATGTACTTCTCCAAGTGGTATTTAGAAGCCCAAGGAACAGGAGAAAATACAAATAGCTCCATGAATGACGTTAGTATCTCAGTGTTGGAGGGGCGGTAA
- the LOC120639592 gene encoding G-type lectin S-receptor-like serine/threonine-protein kinase At4g27290 isoform X2 has protein sequence MVFAMLLLLFLGASGAGISSDTLNKGGNITDGETLLSAGGSFTLGFFSPSTTVPTKRYLGIWFTASGTGAVLWVANRDTPLNSSSGVLVMSSRVGLRLLDGSGQTAWSSNTTGASASWAAQLLESGNLVVREQSSNASLWQSFDHPSNTLLPGMRFGRNLKTGLEWSLTSWRSKDDPATGDYRRVMDTRGLPDIFTWQGSAKNYRAGPWNGRWFSGITEIASYSGMFSVQVFVSPDEIFYVVTAMPGAPFSRLVLNDDGSVQRLAWDPATQIWNVWLRSPRDFCDNYAECGTFGLCNSATASTQFCRCIDGFSPASPSQWSMRETSGGCRRHTPLDCSKGTTTDGFMVLGGVKLPDTDNALVDMSATLAQCRARCLANCSCVAYAPADIRGGGGGSGCVMWMDDIVDVRYVDRGQDLYVRLAKSEFAARKKRGVVKILAPVVASVLALMVTAMYLVWICKLRDYTNTTLLQGPSRNNGSGKKVMIGLESTSNELGDEEDLELPFLSFRDVVSATNNFSDGNMLGRGGFGKVYKGMLPNNREVAIKRLGKGSRQGAEEFRNEVVLIAKLQHRNLVRLLGYCIQGDERLLIYEYLPNKSLDCFIFDPASKRALDWPTRFKIIKGISRGLLYLQQDSRLTIIHRDIKTSNILLDADMSPNISDFGMARIFGGNQQEANTNRVVGTYGYMSPEYAMDGTFSIKSDTYSFGVILLEIISGLKITSTQFTSFPSLLAYAWSLWKDGKAIDLVDSSFVGTCSPVEALRCIHIGLLCVQDNPNSRPLMSSVVFMLENETTTLRSVPKQPMYFSKWYLEAQGTGENTNSSMNDVSISVLEGR, from the exons ATGGTATTTGCCATGCTACTACTCCTTTTCCTCGGAGCCTCCGGTGCCGGCATTTCGTCGGACACGCTAAACAAAGGAGGCAACATCACCGATGGCGAGACGCTGCTCTCCGCCGGTGGTTCATTTACCCTGGGTTTCTTCTCCCCGTCGACCACGGTGCCAACCAAGAGATACCTCGGGATCTGGTTCACGGCGTCTGGCACGGGCGCTGTGTTGTGGGTGGCCAACCGTGACACCCCGCTAAACAGCAGCTCCGGCGTCCTGGTGATGAGTAGCCGGGTgggcctccgcctcctcgacgGCTCTGGCCAGACCGCCTGGTCCTCAAACACGACGGGCGCCTCTGCCTCTTGGGCGGCGCAGCTGCTTGAGTCCGGCAACCTTGTCGTGCGCGAGCAGAGCAGCAACGCCAGCCTGTGGCAGTCATTCGACCACCCGTCCAACACCTTGCTCCCTGGTATGAGGTTCGGCAGGAACCTAAAGACCGGCCTGGAGTGGTCCCTCACGTCGTGGCGGTCCAAGGACGACCCGGCGACGGGGGACTACCGTCGGGTCATGGACACAAGGGGCCTGCCGGACATCTTCACATGGCAAGGCAGCGCCAAGAATTACCGCGCCGGCCCGTGGAACGGTCGCTGGTTCAGCGGCATCACCGAGATAGCGTCCTACTCCGGGATGTTCTCCGTGCAGGTTTTTGTCAGCCCCGACGAGATCTTCTACGTCGTCACCGCCATGCCCGGTGCGCCCTTCTCCCGCCTCGTACTGAACGACGACGGATCGGTGCAGCGTCTGGCGTGGGATCCGGCCACCCAGATCTGGAACGTCTGGTTGAGATCGCCAAGGGACTTCTGCGACAACTACGCCGAGTGCGGCACGTTCGGCCTGTGCAACTCGGCCACCGCGTCCACGCAGTTCTGCCGCTGCATAGACGGGTTCAGCCCGGCATCGCCGTCACAGTGGTCCATGAGGGAGACCTCCGGTGGTTGCCGTCGGCACACGCCACTGGATTGCAGTAAAGGGACGACAACGGATGGGTTCATGGTGTTGGGAGGAGTGAAACTCCCTGACACGGACAACGCGCTGGTGGACATGAGCGCCACGCTGGCGCAGTGCAGGGCGCGGTGCCTCGCCAACTGCTCCTGCGTGGCGTACGCCCCCGCTGACAtccgaggtggcggcggtggcagtgGTTGCGTCATGTGGATGGATGACATCGTGGACGTTCGTTATGTAGATAGAGGGCAGGATCTCTACGTGAGGTTGGCAAAGTCTGAATTTG CTGCAAGGAAAAAGAGGGGTGTGGTGAAAATCTTGGCTCCAGTTGTGGCGTCTGTGCTTGCACTCATGGTCACTGCCATGTACCTTGTTTGGATATGCAAGCTTAGAG ACTACACTAATACGACTTTGCTGCAAGGCCCAAGTCGAAACAATGGTAGCGGGAAGAAAGTAATGATAGGTTTAGAGAGCACGTCAAATGAACTTGGAGACGAAGAAGATCTCGAGCTTCCATTTCTTAGCTTTAGAGATGTTGTCTCTGCAACAAACAACTTTTCTGATGGTAACATGCTTGGAAGAGGAGGCTTCGGCAAGGTTTATAAG GGTATGCTGCCCAATAACAGAGAAGTTGCAATCAAAAGACTTGGTAAGGGTTCTAGACAAGGGGCAGAGGAATTCAGAAATGAAGTTGTTCTAATTGCCAAACTGCAACACAGAAACCTTGTCAGACTTCTTGGTTACTGCATTCAAGGAGACGAGAGGCTGCTGATTTACGAGTATTTACCAAACAAAAGCTTGGATTGCTTCATTTTTG ATCCTGCAAGTAAAAGAGCCCTCGATTGGCCAACAAGATTCAAGATAATTAAAGGAATATCTAGAGGACTTCTTTATCTCCAACAGGATTCAAGGTTGACTATAATTCACAGAGATATCAAAACAAGCAACATCCTGTTGGACGCAGATATGAGCCCAAATATATCAGATTTTGGTATGGCAAGAATCTTTGGTGGAAACCAACAAGAAGCAAATACTAATCGAGTTGTTGGGACATA TGGTTACATGTCTCCTGAATATGCAATGGACGGCACCTTTTCAATCAAGTCAGATACATATAGCTTCGGTGTCATACTCTTGGAGATTATAAGTGGTTTAAAGATCACTTCGACTCAGTTCACCAGCTTCCCTAGCTTATTAGCTTAT GCATGGAGCTTATGGAAAGATGGTAAGGCAATTGATCTCGTGGACTCATCATTTGTTGGGACCTGTTCACCAGTTGAAGCTTTGCGATGTATCCACATAGGACTGTTGTGTGTGCAAGACAATCCAAATAGTAGGCCACTTATGTCATCGGTTGTGTTCATGTTGGAGAACGAAACCACCACATTACGTTCAGTTCCAAAGCAGCCCATGTACTTCTCCAAGTGGTATTTAGAAGCCCAAGGAACAGGAGAAAATACAAATAGCTCCATGAATGACGTTAGTATCTCAGTGTTGGAGGGGCGGTAA
- the LOC120639592 gene encoding receptor-like serine/threonine-protein kinase SD1-8 isoform X4, with amino-acid sequence MVFAMLLLLFLGASGAGISSDTLNKGGNITDGETLLSAGGSFTLGFFSPSTTVPTKRYLGIWFTASGTGAVLWVANRDTPLNSSSGVLVMSSRVGLRLLDGSGQTAWSSNTTGASASWAAQLLESGNLVVREQSSNASLWQSFDHPSNTLLPGMRFGRNLKTGLEWSLTSWRSKDDPATGDYRRVMDTRGLPDIFTWQGSAKNYRAGPWNGRWFSGITEIASYSGMFSVQVFVSPDEIFYVVTAMPGAPFSRLVLNDDGSVQRLAWDPATQIWNVWLRSPRDFCDNYAECGTFGLCNSATASTQFCRCIDGFSPASPSQWSMRETSGGCRRHTPLDCSKGTTTDGFMVLGGVKLPDTDNALVDMSATLAQCRARCLANCSCVAYAPADIRGGGGGSGCVMWMDDIVDVRYVDRGQDLYVRLAKSEFAARKKRGVVKILAPVVASVLALMVTAMYLVWICKLRDYTNTTLLQGPSRNNGSGKKVMIGLESTSNELGDEEDLELPFLSFRDVVSATNNFSDGNMLGRGGFGKVYKGMLPNNREVAIKRLGKGSRQGAEEFRNEVVLIAKLQHRNLVRLLGYCIQGDERLLIYEYLPNKSLDCFIFVLLYVCTNRSCK; translated from the exons ATGGTATTTGCCATGCTACTACTCCTTTTCCTCGGAGCCTCCGGTGCCGGCATTTCGTCGGACACGCTAAACAAAGGAGGCAACATCACCGATGGCGAGACGCTGCTCTCCGCCGGTGGTTCATTTACCCTGGGTTTCTTCTCCCCGTCGACCACGGTGCCAACCAAGAGATACCTCGGGATCTGGTTCACGGCGTCTGGCACGGGCGCTGTGTTGTGGGTGGCCAACCGTGACACCCCGCTAAACAGCAGCTCCGGCGTCCTGGTGATGAGTAGCCGGGTgggcctccgcctcctcgacgGCTCTGGCCAGACCGCCTGGTCCTCAAACACGACGGGCGCCTCTGCCTCTTGGGCGGCGCAGCTGCTTGAGTCCGGCAACCTTGTCGTGCGCGAGCAGAGCAGCAACGCCAGCCTGTGGCAGTCATTCGACCACCCGTCCAACACCTTGCTCCCTGGTATGAGGTTCGGCAGGAACCTAAAGACCGGCCTGGAGTGGTCCCTCACGTCGTGGCGGTCCAAGGACGACCCGGCGACGGGGGACTACCGTCGGGTCATGGACACAAGGGGCCTGCCGGACATCTTCACATGGCAAGGCAGCGCCAAGAATTACCGCGCCGGCCCGTGGAACGGTCGCTGGTTCAGCGGCATCACCGAGATAGCGTCCTACTCCGGGATGTTCTCCGTGCAGGTTTTTGTCAGCCCCGACGAGATCTTCTACGTCGTCACCGCCATGCCCGGTGCGCCCTTCTCCCGCCTCGTACTGAACGACGACGGATCGGTGCAGCGTCTGGCGTGGGATCCGGCCACCCAGATCTGGAACGTCTGGTTGAGATCGCCAAGGGACTTCTGCGACAACTACGCCGAGTGCGGCACGTTCGGCCTGTGCAACTCGGCCACCGCGTCCACGCAGTTCTGCCGCTGCATAGACGGGTTCAGCCCGGCATCGCCGTCACAGTGGTCCATGAGGGAGACCTCCGGTGGTTGCCGTCGGCACACGCCACTGGATTGCAGTAAAGGGACGACAACGGATGGGTTCATGGTGTTGGGAGGAGTGAAACTCCCTGACACGGACAACGCGCTGGTGGACATGAGCGCCACGCTGGCGCAGTGCAGGGCGCGGTGCCTCGCCAACTGCTCCTGCGTGGCGTACGCCCCCGCTGACAtccgaggtggcggcggtggcagtgGTTGCGTCATGTGGATGGATGACATCGTGGACGTTCGTTATGTAGATAGAGGGCAGGATCTCTACGTGAGGTTGGCAAAGTCTGAATTTG CTGCAAGGAAAAAGAGGGGTGTGGTGAAAATCTTGGCTCCAGTTGTGGCGTCTGTGCTTGCACTCATGGTCACTGCCATGTACCTTGTTTGGATATGCAAGCTTAGAG ACTACACTAATACGACTTTGCTGCAAGGCCCAAGTCGAAACAATGGTAGCGGGAAGAAAGTAATGATAGGTTTAGAGAGCACGTCAAATGAACTTGGAGACGAAGAAGATCTCGAGCTTCCATTTCTTAGCTTTAGAGATGTTGTCTCTGCAACAAACAACTTTTCTGATGGTAACATGCTTGGAAGAGGAGGCTTCGGCAAGGTTTATAAG GGTATGCTGCCCAATAACAGAGAAGTTGCAATCAAAAGACTTGGTAAGGGTTCTAGACAAGGGGCAGAGGAATTCAGAAATGAAGTTGTTCTAATTGCCAAACTGCAACACAGAAACCTTGTCAGACTTCTTGGTTACTGCATTCAAGGAGACGAGAGGCTGCTGATTTACGAGTATTTACCAAACAAAAGCTTGGATTGCTTCATTTTTG TATTACTGTACGTCTGTACAAATAGATCCTGCAAGTAA